A window of the Helianthus annuus cultivar XRQ/B chromosome 4, HanXRQr2.0-SUNRISE, whole genome shotgun sequence genome harbors these coding sequences:
- the LOC110933865 gene encoding uncharacterized protein LOC110933865: protein MRLTVGRPSSEVEEISNFAKWLLDVGEGNVGGSNYGEAIIEIPPELLIDSISNPISSLIDFVYPAILAPKNEVVHEINDRLLALFPGEEKEYLSSDSLCPTEDGNVDQQKIYSPDVLNGVKVSGLPNHRLVLKVGVPVMLLRNID from the exons ATGAGGTTAACCGTTGGAAGACCATCATCTGAAGTTGAAGAGATCAGTAATTTTGCAAAATGGTTGTTGGACGTTGGTGAGGGAAATGTTGGCGGTTCCAATTATGGAGAAGCAATAATTGAAATACCACCTGAGCTTTTAATTGACAGCATATCTAATCCAATTTCTAGCCTGATTGATTTTGTCTATCC AGCTATACTTGCGCCTAAGAATGAAGTTGTTCACGAGATTAACGACAGATTGTTGGCACTTTTCCCAGGTGAAGAAAAAGAGTATCTTAGTTCTGACAGTCTATGCCCTACTGAAGATGGCAATGTTGATCAGCAAAAAATATACTCACCCGACGTGCTGAATGGTGTTAAAGTGTCTGGTTTACCAAATCATAGGTTAGTGCTTAAAGTTGGTGTTCCAGTAATGTTGTTGCGAAATATTGACTAA
- the LOC110933864 gene encoding putative F-box protein At3g23260 — protein sequence MERLEFQMFANQILSRLPTKCVARLRCVSKQWRYELSSHLFAIIHYHRTAKYEDRELITLTKSLIDLHNLISGKVDISSRKIISFPVDTRVSNLTVLASEYGLLLMSIHFLPNELILWNPTTNQFLNLCDKKPKHFFDLKKDAVGIYIDSSNDVKILLLQRRKDVVVPRVYSRNTCEWKTLTFLKGPDYGSSLYWLSSGTLCNNVLYFPSPHYWTPAKSYTIAFDVDSETFSKIAIPQCTDVIGRQSSFFKIRNTLHLFIVGNTPEKNVKLFKFEDELWSEVSSFTNINSISFDSWRNKLAENKGDTWSFEIDRCGIVEIQIGLEDFQYIRDVETFRGLYKVASFEETVVSPI from the coding sequence ATGGAACGTCTTGAATTTCAAATGTTTGCTAACCAAATCCTATCAAGGCTACCAACAAAGTGTGTTGCTCGATTAAGATGTGTTTCCAAACAATGGCGATACGAATTGTCGTCACATTTGTTTGCGATTATTCACTATCACCGTACCGCTAAATATGAAGATCGTGAGCTTATCACGTTGACCAAGTCATTAATTGATCTTCATAACTTGATTAGTGGAAAGGTAGACATTTCTTCACGGAAGATTATTTCCTTCCCCGTTGACACCCGTGTTTCAAATCTAACAGTTCTTGCTTCTGAATATGGTCTTTTACTGATGTCCATCCATTTTCTACCGAACGAATTGATTCTTTGGAATCCGACAACTAACCAATTTTTGAATTTGTGTGATAAGAAACCTAAACATTTTTTTGATTTAAAGAAAGATGCAGTTGGGATTTATATTGATTCATCTAATGATGTTAAAATATTACTTCTCCAACGTCGTAAGGATGTTGTTGTACCGCGTGTGTATTCTCGGAACACATGTGAATGGAAAACTCTAACTTTCTTGAAAGGACCAGATTACGGTTCAAGTTTATATTGGTTGTCTTCCGGAACTTTATGcaataatgttttatattttccATCTCCACACTATTGGACGCCTGCTAAAAGTTATACGATTGCTTTTGATGTGGATTCTGAAACTTTCTCGAAGATTGCCATACCACAATGTACTGATGTTATTGGTCGCCAAAGCAGTTTTTTCAAAATCCGCAACACACTTCATTTGTTTATTGTTGGAAACACCCCTGAAAAAAATGTGAAGCTATTTAAATTTGAAGACGAACTATGGTCAGAAGTGTCGTCTTTTACAAACATAAATTCAATTTCATTTGATTCATGGCGTAACAAATTAGCTGAGAACAAAGGTGACACTTGGTCTTTTGAGATCGATCGTTGTGGTATTGTTGAGATACAAATTGGACTGGAAGATTTTCAATACATACGAGACGTTGAGACCTTTCGAGGACTATACAAAGTAGCATCGTTTGAAGAGACCGTTGTCTCACCTATTTAG